The Amycolatopsis sp. NBC_01480 genome segment CCGGCGGACTCTCAAGCAGATGTTCAGGCAGGGAAGGGGAGCTGATGTCCAAGAACACCCGCCGCCTGGCGGTTCTGGTGGCCGCCGGGATGGCGCTGGCGGCCTGCGGCACCACCCACGAGAATGCGCCCGGCGCGTCGTCCGGCACCGCGCCGGCGCCGAAGGCCTGCAAGGGGCCCAGCGGCAAGTTCACCATCGGCATGAGCCAGGCGAACCTGGCCGAGCCGTACCGCGTGCGGATGGACGACGACATCCGCAAGGCGGCGGCGAGCGTGCCGCAGTTCACCGTCCACTACTCCGATGCCGCGCAGGACAATTCCAAGCAGGTGGAGCAGGTCAACACGTTCCTGACGCAGAAGATCGACCTGCTGATCATCAGCCCGAACGAGGCGACGCCGCTCACCGGCGTCGTCAAGCAGGCCTACGACCAGGGCATCCCGGTACTGGTGCTGGACCGCAAGGTGGACGGCGACGCGTACACCTCGTTCATCGGCGCGGACAACGTGGACATCGGGCGTCAGGCGGGGCAGTTCTTCGCCGAGAAGCTGTTGCCGCAGGGCGGAAAGGTGGTCGAGCTGAAGGGTCTCGCCGGCTCGACGCCCGCCAAGGAGCGCAGTGACGGCTTCGACAAGGGCATCGCGGGCAAGAACGTGAGCGTGATCGCGACGGCGGACGCGGACTGGTTGCGGGACAAGGGCCAGCAGCAGGCCGAGGCCCTGCTCAAGGCCCACCCGGACGCGCAGGCGATCTTCTCCGAGAACGACCCGATGGCCGAAGGCGCCCGGCTGGCCGCACAGAACGCGGGCAAGGCGGACCTGCCGATCGTCGGCATCGACGGGCTGCCCGTGCCCGAGGGCGGCATCAAGGCGGTGGAGGCCGGCCGGCTGTCGGCGACGTTCGTCTACCCGACGGGTGGCGCGGAAGCCGTTGCCGCGGCGAAGAAACTGCTCATCGACTGCCAGCCGGTGGCCAAGACGCAGACCCTCGGCACCCGGCTGGTGACCAAGGACAACGCGGCTGCTGTTTACGAGGAGTACAACCGCGGCTGATTGGG includes the following:
- a CDS encoding substrate-binding domain-containing protein; translation: MSKNTRRLAVLVAAGMALAACGTTHENAPGASSGTAPAPKACKGPSGKFTIGMSQANLAEPYRVRMDDDIRKAAASVPQFTVHYSDAAQDNSKQVEQVNTFLTQKIDLLIISPNEATPLTGVVKQAYDQGIPVLVLDRKVDGDAYTSFIGADNVDIGRQAGQFFAEKLLPQGGKVVELKGLAGSTPAKERSDGFDKGIAGKNVSVIATADADWLRDKGQQQAEALLKAHPDAQAIFSENDPMAEGARLAAQNAGKADLPIVGIDGLPVPEGGIKAVEAGRLSATFVYPTGGAEAVAAAKKLLIDCQPVAKTQTLGTRLVTKDNAAAVYEEYNRG